The following nucleotide sequence is from Mytilus galloprovincialis chromosome 12, xbMytGall1.hap1.1, whole genome shotgun sequence.
TTGAAAAAAACCCACCTAAAAACCCCAagttatattataaatatatattttcagagAAAGATGCCTTGCCTGCTGCTGAACCTAAACTCTATGGAACTTTCGTTGCATCTAAACTGACTCCTGTGATAGGAAATGTTGGGAAGATAGACTTGAGTAACAAGCCTTTATTCCCCCCTCCTCCTCCTCCACCTCCAGTTCATCTGATGGCACAGAGTGCACCCAAACAACCTGCAGCACAGGGAGGATCCCCTGCATCTAACATAAAGCCACAAGCTAGACCTCTCCCTCCTCACCTGATGCCAATGGGAGCACCACCAAGACCTCAATCTAATCTGTGTGCACCACCACGGCCTCCATCTCATCTGTGTGCACCAATTAAAGGAAAAAGATTCAGTGATACACTAGACAATGGACAAACAGGAGCAATAGACCAGCAGACGGTGAATTCTCTTCTGGGAATCACTCCGGTGATGAAAGCCGTGGTGAATAATGCTCTAGGGAACCTTCCCCTGAAGAGAAAACTACACATCAGTAGATGTGATGCATGTGATATTGAATTCAATGCTGAATCACAAGAAAGACAACATTATGATGGAAAGAAACATGCTAAAAGAATGAGGACATTGGCATTAGAAATCAAACCTGGAGGTAATATAACTGAACTATCTCCACTTTTgcaaaccaaggatttgtaaagaTACTCTTGTTTGAGATAGTGATGTTTACTTTGTTTTTATgtacatttgaaatttaaaaacatatttagatTATATTCTCTGTGTAAAAGATATGTTAATGCCTATTATTGGATATTGGATAAAGAAAACTTTGTAGTCTGTTGATAAACTGATATTTAAAACTGTAAAATCAGAacttattgcgtgcatttattattgtgatttttgtcattttg
It contains:
- the LOC143055489 gene encoding uncharacterized protein LOC143055489, translating into MPGFQCLPCNVNLNSQEQLAQHRAGAKHLKKLKEKGIGLAPEKDALPAAEPKLYGTFVASKLTPVIGNVGKIDLSNKPLFPPPPPPPPVHLMAQSAPKQPAAQGGSPASNIKPQARPLPPHLMPMGAPPRPQSNLCAPPRPPSHLCAPIKGKRFSDTLDNGQTGAIDQQTVNSLLGITPVMKAVVNNALGNLPLKRKLHISRCDACDIEFNAESQERQHYDGKKHAKRMRTLALEIKPGGEVSPSVLQASGFTCQFCDVLLNSLEQLEQHRFGSKHQKKVAAAKTITPGGTPTGTEDNSPQENDLTV